Proteins from a single region of Anaerolineae bacterium:
- a CDS encoding HAD hydrolase family protein, whose protein sequence is MIEIDIPGKETLRLEHAVFDVNGTLALDGELLAGVAERMAALGERLTLHMLTADTHGRQAAIDAALGFQATIVSRGSVEKAAYVLSLGGQGVVAIGNGANDTHMLQAAALSIAVLGPEGLAFEAIKSADVVTGSILDALDLLLKPDRLRATLRR, encoded by the coding sequence ATGATCGAGATCGACATTCCCGGTAAAGAGACGTTGCGGCTGGAACACGCCGTTTTTGATGTCAACGGCACGCTGGCGCTGGATGGCGAACTGCTGGCCGGCGTGGCGGAGCGAATGGCCGCGCTGGGCGAGCGCCTGACGCTGCACATGCTTACTGCCGATACGCATGGCCGTCAGGCGGCGATTGACGCAGCACTGGGCTTCCAGGCCACGATTGTTTCCCGCGGTTCGGTGGAGAAGGCGGCTTATGTGCTCTCGCTGGGCGGGCAGGGGGTGGTGGCCATTGGCAACGGAGCCAATGATACCCACATGCTGCAGGCCGCCGCGCTGAGCATCGCCGTCCTCGGCCCGGAAGGGTTGGCCTTTGAGGCGATCAAGAGCGCGGATGTGGTGACTGGCTCGATCCTGGACGCGCTGGATCTGCTGCTGAAGCCGGATCGCTTGCGGGCAACGCTGCGCCGTTAG
- a CDS encoding DUF2784 family protein — MALFLIKFFHSAVFVVESAAILYILYSGLFNIRSPWLGVAVVLVLAEVVVYVGNGTRCPLTNLARQMGDKTGDDFIADLFLPAWFTPLIPRICGSLAAVGMVLVVIRLLIG; from the coding sequence GTGGCGCTCTTTCTGATCAAGTTCTTTCACAGCGCCGTCTTTGTCGTCGAAAGCGCCGCGATTCTCTATATTCTCTACAGTGGCCTGTTCAACATACGCAGCCCCTGGCTGGGGGTGGCCGTTGTGCTGGTGCTGGCCGAGGTAGTGGTGTACGTCGGCAATGGCACGCGCTGCCCCCTGACCAACCTGGCCCGCCAGATGGGCGATAAGACCGGTGATGACTTCATTGCCGACCTCTTCCTGCCCGCCTGGTTCACACCGCTGATCCCGCGTATCTGCGGTTCCCTGGCCGCAGTCGGCATGGTGCTGGTCGTAATACGCCTGCTGATCGGGTGA
- a CDS encoding TetR/AcrR family transcriptional regulator produces the protein MARRPASQTVSRRAILDAAARVFHERGYHGATMQDISAAVGLTAGSLYHHFSGGKEAIFLAVLEAGLAQVTADLKAIVALPLPPDEKLRRAICAHVLSVTEHVAVAALMVFEMRTALSLPEAPARYLAARDAFEGLYRQMIAEGIAAGVFRPVDVGVFTRTLLGAANWVSVWYRPEGRLTGVDIAGQIADIFLNALRAG, from the coding sequence ATGGCACGCAGACCTGCCAGCCAGACCGTCAGCCGCCGGGCCATTCTGGACGCCGCGGCGCGCGTTTTTCATGAGCGCGGCTATCACGGGGCTACGATGCAGGACATCAGCGCCGCTGTTGGCCTGACGGCTGGCAGCCTGTACCACCATTTCAGCGGCGGCAAAGAAGCAATTTTCCTGGCGGTGCTGGAAGCCGGGCTGGCCCAGGTGACTGCTGATCTCAAGGCCATTGTGGCGTTGCCGCTGCCGCCGGATGAGAAGTTGCGCCGCGCCATTTGCGCCCATGTCCTCAGCGTGACCGAACACGTGGCGGTCGCTGCACTGATGGTCTTTGAGATGCGTACGGCGCTCAGCCTGCCGGAGGCGCCAGCTCGTTACCTGGCCGCCCGCGACGCCTTCGAAGGGCTGTACCGCCAGATGATCGCCGAGGGCATTGCTGCGGGGGTGTTCCGCCCGGTGGATGTCGGCGTGTTCACCCGCACCCTGCTGGGTGCGGCCAACTGGGTGAGCGTGTGGTATCGCCCGGAAGGGCGGCTGACCGGCGTTGACATCGCCGGGCAGATCGCCGATATTTTTCTCAACGCATTGCGGGCAGGGTAA
- a CDS encoding 4Fe-4S binding protein, producing the protein MLMVDRDRCGICGCCVPVCATIALVLHDAYLEVINDRCTSCQKCIVVCPTHALSEVALSAVAAQGGER; encoded by the coding sequence CTGCTTATGGTGGATCGGGACAGGTGCGGCATCTGCGGGTGCTGCGTGCCGGTATGCGCCACAATTGCCCTGGTGCTGCACGACGCGTATCTGGAAGTCATCAACGATCGCTGTACCTCCTGCCAGAAGTGCATTGTGGTCTGTCCCACTCATGCGCTTTCGGAAGTTGCGCTATCGGCAGTGGCGGCGCAGGGAGGGGAGCGGTGA
- a CDS encoding NAD(P)/FAD-dependent oxidoreductase, translating to MKLREAYDVIVIGGGPGGAAAAITAARRGLSVLLIEKRQEIGTPVRCAEAIGRDQVAPFIALNPAWIAAEIDAFRIFGPSGQSVRVPPTSPTIVVERKLFDRELVNAAVQAGATARAMTRATGLIIEDGFVRGVKMISLSREETVRARVVIGADGPESQVGLWAGLSTMPRMADYYTGFEYLLAGIPLDDPRECQYHIGNDLAPGGYAWVFPKGPDKANVGLVITATHEKNGRSAQDYLDAFVERRFPGASVLAVMLGGIPVGGTVKELVGNGVMLVGDAAHQAEPITGGGINLAMFAGEMAANVAADAIAAGDWSKKALEAYPRRWHQEHGRAIKSMAALRHSVLKFSDERYDRLVALAAELPLAEMSAFDIILRVLRHDPALLLAAREFLIPT from the coding sequence GTGAAACTGCGGGAAGCTTACGATGTCATCGTAATCGGGGGTGGCCCGGGCGGCGCAGCAGCGGCGATCACAGCAGCCCGGCGCGGGTTGAGCGTCCTCCTGATTGAAAAGCGGCAGGAGATTGGCACGCCCGTTCGTTGTGCGGAAGCGATTGGCCGCGACCAGGTGGCGCCGTTCATCGCCCTGAACCCGGCCTGGATCGCCGCCGAGATCGACGCCTTTCGCATCTTCGGGCCGTCCGGCCAGTCGGTGCGTGTGCCGCCGACATCCCCCACGATCGTGGTTGAGCGCAAGCTTTTCGACCGTGAGCTGGTCAATGCGGCGGTGCAAGCCGGGGCGACAGCACGGGCCATGACGCGGGCAACCGGCCTGATCATCGAAGATGGCTTTGTGCGCGGCGTGAAGATGATCAGCCTGAGCCGGGAGGAAACAGTGCGGGCCAGAGTCGTCATCGGCGCGGACGGGCCGGAATCGCAGGTGGGGCTATGGGCTGGGCTGAGTACCATGCCACGCATGGCCGATTACTACACGGGATTTGAATACCTGCTGGCTGGTATCCCGCTCGACGATCCCCGCGAATGCCAGTACCACATCGGCAACGATCTCGCGCCAGGCGGGTATGCCTGGGTCTTCCCCAAAGGGCCGGATAAAGCCAATGTCGGCCTGGTGATCACAGCCACCCATGAGAAGAACGGCCGGAGCGCCCAGGATTATCTGGATGCTTTTGTCGAGCGGCGCTTCCCTGGCGCGTCTGTGCTTGCTGTGATGCTGGGCGGCATTCCGGTCGGCGGCACGGTCAAGGAGCTGGTCGGGAATGGGGTGATGCTGGTTGGCGATGCAGCCCACCAGGCCGAGCCGATCACCGGCGGTGGGATCAACCTGGCGATGTTCGCCGGGGAAATGGCCGCCAACGTTGCCGCCGATGCCATCGCCGCCGGGGACTGGTCAAAGAAGGCGCTGGAAGCTTATCCAAGGCGCTGGCATCAGGAGCACGGGCGCGCCATCAAGAGCATGGCTGCGCTGCGCCACAGCGTGCTGAAGTTTTCCGACGAGCGCTATGACCGGCTGGTAGCCCTGGCGGCGGAACTGCCGCTGGCGGAGATGAGCGCGTTTGACATCATCCTCCGCGTGCTGCGCCATGATCCTGCTCTGTTGCTGGCAGCGCGGGAGTTCCTCATCCCGACCTGA
- a CDS encoding acyl-CoA dehydrogenase → MVSFTPTEEQQMLIETIHRYAEAEVRPIAHEADETGEIPAGVLRAGWEIGLIPAALPEAYGGLGEHEALTGVLAAEELAWGDLAVALKVLAPALLAYPVLIAGTEAQQAELLPLFAGDYVPMTAALAEPGLFFDPRALATTATAQDGGYVLNGVKSNVPLAAEAHKLLIYAREDSGAVGAYIVDAGADGLTIGEREKLMGIRGLPTYPVTLSGVRVDAVRRLGGEAPLPYEAILNRQRVALAALAVGVARAAFEYARDYAKGRVQFGVPIATKQAIAFMLAEMAIEVDAARLMTWEAAWKLDQGQDATREAYLASRYAADTVVFVADSAVQTLGGYGFIREYPVERWLRDGRGFAMFCGLATV, encoded by the coding sequence ATGGTGTCGTTTACCCCCACCGAAGAACAGCAGATGTTGATCGAGACGATTCACCGCTACGCCGAGGCGGAGGTGCGACCAATCGCCCACGAGGCGGACGAAACGGGCGAAATCCCCGCCGGGGTGTTGCGGGCCGGCTGGGAGATCGGCCTGATCCCGGCGGCGCTGCCGGAGGCGTACGGCGGTCTTGGCGAGCACGAGGCGCTGACTGGTGTCCTGGCGGCGGAGGAACTGGCCTGGGGTGACCTGGCCGTGGCGCTCAAGGTGCTGGCTCCTGCTCTGTTGGCCTACCCGGTGCTGATAGCCGGGACGGAGGCGCAACAGGCTGAACTGCTGCCGCTTTTCGCCGGTGATTATGTCCCCATGACCGCTGCGCTGGCCGAGCCAGGGCTGTTCTTTGATCCTCGCGCCCTGGCGACAACGGCTACCGCCCAGGATGGCGGCTATGTTCTCAATGGCGTCAAGAGCAATGTCCCCCTGGCGGCGGAAGCGCACAAGCTGCTTATCTATGCTCGCGAGGACAGTGGGGCGGTCGGCGCGTACATCGTCGATGCCGGGGCGGACGGGCTGACGATAGGCGAGCGGGAGAAGCTGATGGGCATCCGCGGCCTGCCAACGTATCCGGTCACGCTCTCCGGCGTGCGCGTCGATGCGGTGCGGCGACTGGGCGGGGAAGCCCCCCTGCCGTATGAGGCGATTCTCAACCGCCAGCGGGTGGCCCTGGCGGCGCTGGCGGTCGGTGTGGCACGGGCGGCTTTTGAGTACGCACGCGACTATGCCAAAGGGCGCGTCCAGTTCGGTGTGCCAATCGCCACCAAACAGGCCATTGCTTTCATGCTGGCCGAGATGGCGATTGAGGTCGATGCAGCGCGGCTGATGACCTGGGAAGCGGCCTGGAAGCTTGACCAGGGGCAGGATGCCACGCGGGAGGCGTACCTGGCGAGCCGTTACGCCGCCGATACGGTCGTCTTCGTGGCGGATAGCGCCGTGCAGACGCTGGGCGGTTACGGCTTCATCCGCGAATACCCGGTGGAGCGCTGGCTGCGGGATGGGCGGGGATTTGCCATGTTCTGTGGCCTGGCAACCGTCTGA
- a CDS encoding acyl-CoA dehydrogenase, which produces MAISFAMPERVERERMMAQALAEGIMRPVSRQLDENEHERPVDFIKLIWPVMRDQQARALDRLKAPPDQEKEKKPRSPYLAMMVQIEALSWGDAGQYLCIPSPLLAGAAIEAVGTPEQKERFLRRFAEGDAPRWGAMAMTEPNAGSDTKAIETTAVLDPETHEWILNGEKIFITSGGLALRESDGIVVVWATIDRSAGRAGMRPFVVEAGTPGVTVSKPEIKHGIRASDTVSIKFENCRIPYDNLLGDPEVRREGSREGFRGAMATFDASRPLVAASALGVGRAALEFVKETLHQHGIDIPYDQPYHKLSAIQRDVLEMEAQLKAAYLLTLRATAMLDEGLRNSLEASMAKAKAGKAVTKVTQKAVELLGMMGYSREWLVEKWMRDARINDIYEGTGQINLLIVARRILGYSSSELS; this is translated from the coding sequence ATGGCAATCAGCTTTGCAATGCCTGAGCGTGTGGAGCGCGAACGGATGATGGCCCAGGCGCTGGCCGAAGGGATCATGCGCCCGGTTTCCCGCCAGCTGGACGAAAACGAGCATGAGCGTCCGGTCGATTTCATCAAGCTGATCTGGCCGGTGATGCGCGATCAACAAGCCCGCGCTCTTGACCGGCTCAAAGCGCCGCCGGACCAGGAGAAGGAGAAAAAGCCACGCAGTCCATACCTGGCCATGATGGTGCAGATCGAGGCGCTCTCCTGGGGCGATGCCGGGCAGTACCTGTGTATCCCATCGCCGCTGCTGGCCGGGGCGGCCATTGAAGCGGTTGGCACGCCGGAGCAGAAGGAGCGCTTCCTGCGGCGTTTCGCCGAGGGCGATGCCCCTAGGTGGGGCGCGATGGCCATGACCGAGCCAAACGCCGGTTCCGATACCAAAGCGATCGAAACGACGGCGGTGCTCGACCCGGAGACCCACGAGTGGATCCTCAATGGCGAAAAGATCTTCATCACCAGCGGCGGCCTGGCGCTCAGGGAATCGGATGGCATCGTTGTTGTCTGGGCGACGATCGACCGTTCGGCTGGCCGGGCCGGGATGCGCCCGTTCGTTGTGGAAGCCGGGACGCCCGGCGTAACCGTATCCAAGCCAGAGATCAAGCATGGCATCCGCGCCAGCGACACGGTTTCAATCAAGTTCGAGAACTGCCGTATCCCATACGATAACTTGCTGGGTGATCCGGAAGTCCGGCGGGAGGGTAGCCGTGAGGGCTTCCGGGGGGCTATGGCAACATTCGACGCCTCCCGCCCGCTGGTGGCCGCCAGTGCGCTGGGCGTGGGCCGCGCCGCGCTGGAGTTCGTCAAAGAGACGCTTCACCAGCACGGCATCGATATCCCCTATGATCAGCCCTACCACAAGCTAAGCGCCATCCAGCGCGATGTGCTGGAGATGGAGGCACAACTCAAAGCGGCCTATCTGCTCACCCTGCGGGCCACCGCCATGCTGGACGAAGGGCTGCGCAACAGCCTGGAAGCGTCGATGGCCAAGGCCAAAGCTGGTAAGGCGGTTACGAAGGTGACGCAAAAGGCCGTCGAACTGCTGGGTATGATGGGCTACAGCCGCGAGTGGCTGGTGGAGAAGTGGATGCGCGACGCCCGGATCAACGACATCTATGAGGGCACCGGGCAGATCAATCTGCTGATTGTGGCCCGCCGCATCCTGGGGTATAGCAGCAGCGAACTGAGCTGA
- a CDS encoding 3-hydroxyacyl-CoA dehydrogenase/enoyl-CoA hydratase family protein, translated as MGYAIRRAAVIGSGTMGSGIAALLAGMGIPVLLLDIPAPGTQPGDPPEARNAIVQRSLEALGKSRPAQLFAAEDADLIIPGNVDDDLARLADADWIIEAIVERLETKQELMARLAAVRRPDAIVSTNTSGLSINAIAARQEAGFRRHFLGTHFFNPPRYLQLLEIIPGAETDPALVAFMAAFGRDVLGKGVVIGRDTPNFIANRMLNLVGAFTVAYAVQHGFTVGEIDALTGPLIGRPKTATFRLLDLVGIDVLAHVSRNLYEAIPDDPAREVLVDAGLTRVLDRMVAEGWLGGKADQGFYRKVFVDGERQFWELNLETFEYVPPASVRFESVGKHRKIEDTGARIRALIAEEDRAGLFLWALHAFYLTYAAQMAGVIADDLPSLDRAARWGFGHELGPFEIWDAIGVAESVPRLEADGYAVPAWVKEMLAGGGATFYRRDGHGIVTGVYDPVAKRYRDLAPDRQVVVIADLKAAGRIVEENAGASLIDMGDGALLVEFHTKANAFDADILAMLQRGLARLEDDFDALVIGNQGQHFSLGANIMLIAMMAQSGQWDELDRVIREGQAIMEALRHAPRPVVTAPFGMALGAGAEVTMACTACVAHAELYIGLVEFGLGLIAAWTGTKEMLRRVVSPVMRTPGADVLPHLQQVFEQIALAKVSESAKQARAMGFLSPADRIVMSRDQHLAEAKRTALALAPGYRPALPGKVWAAGRDALAALKLAVWQMVQSGYASEHDAKVAGKLAYVLTGGDLSAPGWVDEQVILDLEREAFLSLAGEPKTQERLWYMLQYNKPLRN; from the coding sequence ATGGGCTATGCGATTCGCCGGGCAGCGGTGATCGGCTCCGGCACCATGGGCAGCGGCATCGCCGCCCTGCTGGCGGGTATGGGCATCCCGGTATTGTTACTGGACATCCCTGCACCGGGGACGCAGCCCGGCGATCCGCCGGAGGCACGGAATGCCATCGTACAGAGAAGCCTGGAGGCGCTCGGCAAGAGTCGCCCGGCCCAGCTTTTCGCCGCGGAAGACGCCGATCTGATTATCCCCGGCAACGTGGACGATGACCTGGCCCGCCTGGCGGACGCCGACTGGATCATCGAGGCCATCGTTGAGCGGCTGGAGACCAAGCAGGAACTGATGGCGCGCCTCGCTGCCGTCCGGCGACCGGATGCGATCGTCAGCACCAACACCTCCGGCCTGAGCATCAATGCCATCGCCGCCAGGCAGGAGGCCGGCTTCCGGCGGCACTTCCTGGGCACGCATTTCTTCAACCCGCCGCGCTACCTGCAGCTGCTGGAGATCATCCCCGGTGCGGAAACCGACCCGGCGCTGGTGGCGTTCATGGCTGCGTTCGGGCGCGATGTGCTGGGCAAGGGCGTGGTGATCGGCAGGGACACACCCAACTTCATTGCCAACCGGATGTTGAACCTGGTCGGTGCCTTTACGGTAGCTTATGCCGTTCAGCACGGCTTTACCGTGGGGGAGATTGATGCCCTGACCGGCCCCCTGATCGGGCGTCCCAAGACAGCGACCTTCCGGTTGCTCGATCTGGTGGGCATTGACGTGCTGGCGCATGTCAGCCGCAACCTGTACGAGGCCATCCCGGATGATCCGGCCCGTGAGGTGCTGGTGGATGCCGGGCTAACCCGCGTCCTGGATCGGATGGTGGCCGAAGGCTGGCTGGGCGGCAAGGCCGACCAGGGCTTTTACAGAAAGGTCTTTGTCGACGGCGAGCGCCAGTTCTGGGAGTTGAACCTGGAGACGTTCGAGTACGTGCCGCCCGCAAGTGTCCGCTTTGAGAGTGTGGGCAAGCACCGCAAGATCGAGGATACCGGGGCGCGTATCCGGGCGTTGATCGCGGAGGAAGATCGCGCCGGGCTGTTCCTGTGGGCGCTGCACGCCTTCTATCTGACGTATGCGGCGCAGATGGCCGGTGTGATCGCCGATGACCTGCCCAGCCTGGATCGCGCGGCGCGATGGGGTTTCGGGCATGAGCTTGGTCCGTTCGAAATCTGGGATGCCATTGGCGTGGCTGAGTCCGTTCCGCGCCTGGAAGCGGATGGCTACGCCGTGCCCGCCTGGGTGAAGGAGATGCTGGCTGGCGGCGGCGCTACGTTCTACCGCCGCGATGGGCACGGGATCGTGACCGGCGTTTACGACCCGGTGGCGAAGCGGTACCGCGATCTGGCCCCTGACCGGCAGGTGGTGGTCATCGCCGATCTAAAGGCGGCGGGCAGGATCGTGGAGGAGAACGCCGGGGCCAGCCTGATTGACATGGGCGATGGGGCGTTGCTGGTGGAGTTTCACACCAAAGCCAACGCCTTTGACGCCGATATCCTGGCCATGCTGCAGCGCGGACTGGCCCGGCTGGAAGATGACTTTGATGCGCTGGTGATCGGCAACCAGGGCCAGCACTTCTCACTGGGAGCCAACATCATGCTCATTGCGATGATGGCTCAGTCCGGGCAGTGGGACGAACTGGATCGGGTGATTCGCGAGGGGCAGGCGATCATGGAGGCGCTGCGCCACGCTCCCAGGCCGGTCGTGACTGCGCCCTTCGGCATGGCGCTGGGCGCGGGCGCAGAAGTCACGATGGCCTGTACAGCCTGCGTAGCCCACGCCGAGCTGTACATTGGCCTGGTGGAGTTCGGGCTGGGCCTGATCGCGGCCTGGACGGGCACTAAGGAGATGCTGCGGCGGGTGGTTAGCCCGGTCATGCGCACGCCCGGCGCCGATGTGCTGCCACACCTGCAGCAGGTCTTTGAGCAGATCGCGCTAGCCAAAGTCAGTGAAAGCGCCAAACAGGCGCGGGCAATGGGCTTCCTCAGCCCGGCGGACCGGATCGTCATGAGCCGCGACCAGCATCTGGCGGAAGCCAAACGTACAGCCCTGGCGCTGGCGCCCGGTTACCGCCCGGCTCTGCCGGGCAAGGTCTGGGCGGCGGGGCGGGATGCACTGGCGGCGCTCAAGCTGGCTGTGTGGCAAATGGTGCAAAGCGGTTACGCCAGTGAGCATGACGCCAAGGTTGCGGGCAAGCTGGCTTATGTCCTGACTGGCGGCGATCTAAGTGCGCCAGGCTGGGTGGATGAGCAGGTCATTCTTGACCTGGAACGAGAGGCGTTCCTGAGCCTGGCCGGGGAGCCAAAAACACAGGAGCGCCTGTGGTATATGCTCCAGTACAACAAGCCGCTACGCAACTAG
- a CDS encoding uracil-DNA glycosylase: MSERFDQFIAHLAEAEVAADACNQYAYADGFNAVRRENLRLYLHQMAARDPKVLLVGEAPGYQGCRRSGLNFTSDHLMLNPPPGVPILGAAAGYRMSPEYDRPRKEPSAAIVWEAIARTGLLPVIFAAYPFHPFQAGKPLSNRAPRADELAQGRIFLAEMLGLFDFTIVLAVGNIAERSLSALGVDFIKLRHPSHGGKAAFMAGFAAVARQVGKEHDR, encoded by the coding sequence ATGAGCGAGCGTTTTGACCAGTTCATCGCGCATCTGGCGGAGGCGGAAGTCGCCGCGGATGCCTGTAACCAGTACGCCTATGCTGACGGCTTCAACGCTGTCCGCCGGGAGAACCTACGCCTGTACCTGCACCAGATGGCGGCCCGCGATCCGAAGGTACTGCTGGTGGGGGAGGCGCCCGGCTACCAGGGTTGCCGTCGCTCCGGCCTGAATTTCACCAGCGACCATCTGATGCTTAACCCACCGCCTGGCGTGCCGATCCTGGGCGCGGCGGCGGGTTACCGCATGTCGCCAGAATATGACCGCCCGCGCAAAGAGCCGAGCGCGGCGATCGTCTGGGAGGCTATCGCCCGCACCGGCCTCCTGCCCGTGATCTTCGCCGCGTATCCGTTTCATCCCTTTCAGGCGGGCAAGCCGCTTTCCAACCGTGCCCCACGCGCGGATGAACTGGCGCAGGGACGTATCTTTCTGGCGGAGATGCTGGGCCTATTCGATTTCACGATAGTGCTGGCGGTGGGCAATATAGCCGAGCGATCGCTTTCCGCGCTGGGCGTGGACTTCATCAAGCTGCGCCACCCGTCGCATGGCGGCAAGGCGGCGTTTATGGCTGGCTTTGCGGCGGTGGCCCGGCAGGTGGGTAAGGAGCATGACCGATGA